In Salvia miltiorrhiza cultivar Shanhuang (shh) chromosome 4, IMPLAD_Smil_shh, whole genome shotgun sequence, the DNA window tatttatttaatcGTGGGCGAATTACAACAAAAACAATTTATCTCGAATTTTACTTAAATAAATTGCCTCAGTAACATTTTGCTTTAAAAAACAATCTAATCAAGTGGAAAAGGGGTAGAAAAAGTGAAGCTCGTTTCGAAGAAAAATACGGAACCTAAGATATATCCAAGAACGAAAAAGGAATATTTGAGAATAAAATGATAGTATAAATGAAGAGTAGAAGTTGAGGTGGCAAGAGACAGAATTGTTTGTTGTGAGCATGAGAGATTGGACAGACACAGCGATGAATAGTGATTTAGGTGGTTGAACATACAAGTGTAAAGTAAAAGAGGTGAGTGAAGCTAGCGACCTGTGAAGCGAGTGAAAGAGTTGGTAGCATTAGACACAGACGATCCTGTTGAAACTGATGTACTCGTTTCACCGCCAACCCTATTTCCATAACTTACAGACCCCCTGCTTGGAGCTTTCCCTTCCAACGATCCATCGCTTAGCATCATCACCACTATTTCAGACATGCTTGGCCTTGAAGACGCCGGCGACTGTGTGCACATCAAAccaatttccaccattttcttcAATTCTTCCACTTTATACTCGCTCGATTCCAACGTCGCATCAGCTAGCTTCTCGTGCAGCCCGCTCTCGTACAGTTTCCACGCCTGCACTTACAAATACTCATGTATAATACTTTCTCTTGAAACAATTAGTGAAAAACAGCTACTTATAATTACTTACCTCTTCGAGAAGATATTCTGTGTCGGTATCCATATTCATGTGGCTGCTTCTTTTGCCGCTCATCATTTCCAAGATTACAACTCCGAAGCTGTAGGTGTCGACTTTCTCTGATAGATGCCCGTGGATTGCGTATTCTGGTGCTGTATAGCCCctgattcatatatatataccgaTCATCATCAATCTCAGTTAattatcattttaattaatttgtagaTTAAGGAGAAGGGGCTTACAATGTGCCTGCGAAATTGGTGCTAACATGACTCTGGTTCTCTGGCAGAAGCCTTGCCAACCCAAAATCGGCTATTTTGGCTTGAAACTCTTTGTCCAGTAGAATGTTGCTTGGCTTTACATCACGATGTATGATGGTTACGTGGTACTGCTCGTGCAGATAGGCAAGCCCTCTCGCTGTGCCAAATAATATATCGAATCGTTGTTTCCAGCTCAGACTTCCTCGTTTATCACCTATATAATTCACAATGATATATCGATCGTCACTACTTGTGTGCATATATAAATTAAGGTTGAGAAAATGGTATGTATAACTAAGCATATATACCGTATAAGAATCTGTCGAGGCTTCCATTCTCCATGTATTCATATACGAGAAGCAGATCGGGTCCCTTGTTGCAGCATCCCAATAGACGGACAAGATTGCGGTGATGAACATTGCTTATAAGCCTTACTTCAGTCTCGAAGTCTGCCTTGGCTCTGCTGTAGCTTATGTTGAGTTTCTTCACTGCTACGACGTTCCCATTTTTCAATGTCGCCTGTTGAGTTGCAAGTGCAACATTTTAGTTAAACCATGCAAAAACACAAAATCATAGTATTATGATTTTACCTTGTATACGTCTCCAAAACCGCCTTCTCCTAGTTTATTTTCCTCACTGAAATTGCTTGTTGCCGCTTTCAAATCCTTGTAGCTGTATCTATTTGGACCTTGCAATTCGGTTGCCCCCAAAATGTCACTTCTTGGAGCAGTTTCGGGTTTCCTTGCAAACTTGTACCATAACAAGAAAGCAGCCAAAATTAGAACAAGAGCTCCAGCTGCTACCACGCCGCCAATAATAGCTTTCTTCTTGCTTGAATTCCCTGAAAATACAAAGCCATGCATCAGACTAATTAAAGAATAGCAGCGTATTAAAATCGTACCTCCTGCTCCTAGAAAGGGCGTGATGTTTGTGGTCTGATTATCAGCGAAAAAGGGGGTGTCCGAATATCTGAGAAAACAGGCTGCATCGATGGCCCTTCCATCTGCATCAGGCAAGCAGCTCTCTATGTTTCTGTATGCAACAGTTAAGCAATCTTGGCAGCCAGCTTGGGTAATGGTTTGAGCACATTGTGCCACGCCATACACTGTGAAGTTCCCGACGGCCCTCTTGCTTGCTGCATAGTAGGCTTTGGTCCTTGGTGTTGCTACTTCAAGATCCCTTAGCAATGCCTCTCCAGATGCTGCGAATTCCGCCGGCTGCGGCGCCGTTCGATTGCCGCATATTTGGACGTTCCCGGGAAGGGTTGTCTGATCGTAGAAGTTATTGCTCTCATACCTTAATTAAGTGAAACAAGAAAGCTTCTCAATATACTTGAATTGTACGTCAATAACTCGCTTTGAAATACGCTGAAACTGTAAGCTTGTGATTGTAAATAAAGTTGGTAGGTGTGGAACATTGTCTCTGTAAATGAATGATACTATTAATAGCTGAATTCCATTTAGACGAATCTTGTTGTGTATAGATTACACGGAGGAGTGGAATatgaaattaatattattaaattgaggtttattataaaagaaaaagaaaaaaaacccttgagagcacaaaacgcagactaagggtacgaaactcgaaaagagatcgttaaGCTGAGAATCCTAAAGACACTAGCAATCCCATAACtcaggatagtcgtccatctcatctgaccaacgtctatttactatattattcattgcccTCATGCTATCACTATTGCTACAATCAACTACAAAGTCCCTCGGCTTGTAGCTCATTTCacccgcattcctgagacgaccttttatgctaccttccggaacCGCTTGCATCGGCTCCTTTCCCATGCCCTTTCCCGTGCCCTTTGGGCGGCCACGTCCCCGCTTGGTCGTCTTGTCCGagagcatttgcatcccctgattaacctGCTCTTCTAACCGACTAATGCGACTAGCAATATTGTCCGGGCCAAGAGCGGACAAATCCTTGTTACCTTCATGCGAAACACCCCCTCTTTTGTCCAAAGTTGGGTCACGTTCGAGATCAACAACTGTGTCGTCCATAATCGGGCTGTTCAAACCCGCGCCATTCGGAGCCTCCATCTCCAAAGTTTCCTCCACATCCGAGTCCTCCTCGTTAATGACTAAGTCACTATCTTTAATAATCACATCTTTAACCCCCTGAACCGGAACCAGGATTTTATCCAACAAATCCGGGCCAGATAAATGAACCCCGAAAGACGTTCCAGAAATAGGATCAACGCCCATATCCAAAACAGTCTCCGCATTATTCTCCAAGTCAAGAGCCTGAAATGCGTTCCGCGCCTCTTTCTCAAGAACCTGAACAACAATCTGTTTTTTTACCGCCTGTTCGGTAACCTTTGACCAAGCCGCAGCAGGTTTATCAGCTAGTTGAGCTTTAGGC includes these proteins:
- the LOC131021907 gene encoding cold-responsive protein kinase 1-like isoform X2, encoding MASTSRWSCWLRLIITAAAVSMWWRKANSQPQINLLNKGCSQYNASNAADFFNNLNATFSDLRSQLLSGTLFATAEQARSSDPVYAMVQCRNYMTPTDCLACYDAAVSQIRNCSAANGARVIYDGCFLRYESNNFYDQTTLPGNVQICGNRTAPQPAEFAASGEALLRDLEVATPRTKAYYAASKRAVGNFTVYGVAQCAQTITQAGCQDCLTVAYRNIESCLPDADGRAIDAACFLRYSDTPFFADNQTTNITPFLGAGGNSSKKKAIIGGVVAAGALVLILAAFLLWYKFARKPETAPRSDILGATELQGPNRYSYKDLKAATSNFSEENKLGEGGFGDVYKATLKNGNVVAVKKLNISYSRAKADFETEVRLISNVHHRNLVRLLGCCNKGPDLLLVYEYMENGSLDRFLYGDKRGSLSWKQRFDILFGTARGLAYLHEQYHVTIIHRDVKPSNILLDKEFQAKIADFGLARLLPENQSHVSTNFAGTLGYTAPEYAIHGHLSEKVDTYSFGVVILEMMSGKRSSHMNMDTDTEYLLEEAWKLYESGLHEKLADATLESSEYKVEELKKMVEIGLMCTQSPASSRPSMSEIVVMMLSDGSLEGKAPSRGSVSYGNRVGGETSTSVSTGSSVSNATNSFTRFTGR
- the LOC131021907 gene encoding cysteine-rich receptor-like protein kinase 2 isoform X1 — encoded protein: MASTSRWSCWLRLIITAAAVSMWWRKANSQPQINLLNKGCSQYNASNAADFFNNLNATFSDLRSQLLSGTLFATAEQARSSDPVYAMVQCRNYMTPTDCLACYDAAVSQIRNCSAANGARVIYDGCFLRYESNNFYDQTTLPGNVQICGNRTAPQPAEFAASGEALLRDLEVATPRTKAYYAASKRAVGNFTVYGVAQCAQTITQAGCQDCLTVAYRNIESCLPDADGRAIDAACFLRYSDTPFFADNQTTNITPFLGAGGTILIRCYSLISLMHGFVFSGNSSKKKAIIGGVVAAGALVLILAAFLLWYKFARKPETAPRSDILGATELQGPNRYSYKDLKAATSNFSEENKLGEGGFGDVYKATLKNGNVVAVKKLNISYSRAKADFETEVRLISNVHHRNLVRLLGCCNKGPDLLLVYEYMENGSLDRFLYGDKRGSLSWKQRFDILFGTARGLAYLHEQYHVTIIHRDVKPSNILLDKEFQAKIADFGLARLLPENQSHVSTNFAGTLGYTAPEYAIHGHLSEKVDTYSFGVVILEMMSGKRSSHMNMDTDTEYLLEEAWKLYESGLHEKLADATLESSEYKVEELKKMVEIGLMCTQSPASSRPSMSEIVVMMLSDGSLEGKAPSRGSVSYGNRVGGETSTSVSTGSSVSNATNSFTRFTGR